In the genome of Rhizobium etli 8C-3, one region contains:
- a CDS encoding peptidylprolyl isomerase: MAEIKDPENTVILETTKGKVVIQLLPQVAPEHVARIKELSREKAYDGVVFHRVIPDFMAQTGDVQFGKKGGDNFNPGRAGMGGSSKPDLKAEFSATPHVRGTCSMARSQSPNSANSQFFICFTDAPWLNKQYSVWGQVIEGMDVVDTIKKGEPVSDPDSIVSMRVAADA; encoded by the coding sequence ATGGCCGAGATCAAGGATCCGGAGAACACCGTTATCCTGGAAACCACCAAGGGCAAGGTTGTCATCCAGCTGTTGCCGCAGGTAGCCCCCGAGCATGTCGCCCGGATCAAGGAGCTCTCTCGCGAGAAGGCCTATGACGGTGTCGTCTTTCACCGCGTCATCCCCGACTTCATGGCGCAGACAGGCGATGTCCAGTTTGGCAAGAAGGGCGGCGATAACTTCAACCCTGGCCGCGCTGGCATGGGCGGTTCGTCGAAGCCTGACCTGAAGGCCGAATTTTCCGCAACGCCGCATGTCCGCGGCACCTGCTCGATGGCGCGCTCGCAAAGTCCGAATTCGGCAAACAGCCAGTTCTTCATCTGCTTCACCGATGCGCCGTGGCTGAACAAGCAATACTCGGTCTGGGGGCAGGTCATAGAAGGCATGGATGTGGTCGACACGATCAAGAAGGGCGAACCGGTCAGTGATCCAGACTCCATCGTCTCGATGCGGGTTGCCGCCGACGCCTGA
- a CDS encoding peptidylprolyl isomerase: MKLFYIAFAGVLYLASFAGDVFAQADHMLTIQLKDGPVVIQLMPEVAPKHVAQIEALAQKGAYDNVAFHRVIDGFMAQTGDVQYGNMSKGYDPSLAGTGGSDLPNIPAEFSKKPFVRGTVGMARAQDPNSANSQFFIMFADGSFLNGQYTVVGSVVSGMENVDKIKRGAGQNGEVSDPDRMIKVTAGK, encoded by the coding sequence ATGAAACTGTTCTATATTGCATTTGCCGGCGTGCTTTACCTCGCCTCCTTCGCTGGCGACGTGTTTGCCCAGGCCGATCACATGCTGACGATCCAGCTCAAGGATGGTCCCGTCGTGATCCAGCTGATGCCGGAAGTGGCTCCCAAGCACGTTGCGCAGATAGAGGCGCTAGCGCAGAAGGGGGCCTATGACAACGTGGCCTTCCACCGCGTCATCGACGGCTTCATGGCCCAGACCGGGGACGTGCAGTACGGCAATATGTCAAAGGGCTACGATCCAAGCCTTGCTGGCACCGGCGGCTCCGATCTGCCGAACATTCCGGCCGAATTCTCCAAGAAGCCCTTCGTGCGCGGCACGGTGGGCATGGCGCGCGCCCAGGATCCAAATTCCGCAAACTCGCAGTTCTTCATCATGTTCGCGGACGGCTCATTCCTGAACGGCCAGTACACGGTGGTCGGCAGTGTAGTCTCCGGCATGGAAAACGTCGACAAGATCAAGCGCGGAGCCGGGCAGAACGGCGAAGTAAGCGATCCAGACCGCATGATCAAAGTCACCGCGGGTAAGTAA
- a CDS encoding IS110 family transposase translates to MNQYIGLDVSLKDTAISIREDGKRIWRGKCPSDPKLLAQVIRKNAPRARRVVFETGPLSTWFYHALTSEGVPAICIEARHAQKVLNETLNKTDANDADGLAQLAEAGFYKAVRVKSFDAMMTRTLVAAREQLLNMPTQLGNQIRGLMKTFGLIIPKGKGRVFDGDVRKLLDGNTELAKIILPLLEAWHDIRKRAADLGRQLLIVARASQATKLLMTIPGIGAVTAVSYVTAIENPENFRTSRSVGAWLGLTTRRYQSGEVDYDGHISRRGDNRLRGLLYEAATALLTRTSARIESSLKSWGLKLRERLGFKRAAVAVARKLAVIMHSMLKTGEVFNASAGATI, encoded by the coding sequence ATGAACCAATATATTGGCCTTGATGTTTCATTGAAAGATACCGCAATTTCGATCCGGGAAGACGGGAAGCGGATCTGGCGAGGGAAATGTCCTTCGGATCCCAAGCTTCTCGCACAGGTGATCCGCAAAAACGCCCCCCGCGCGCGGCGCGTCGTATTCGAAACGGGACCGCTGTCGACGTGGTTCTATCACGCGCTGACGAGCGAGGGGGTGCCGGCGATCTGCATTGAAGCACGGCATGCGCAAAAGGTATTGAACGAGACGCTCAACAAAACCGATGCCAATGACGCGGATGGTTTAGCGCAACTCGCCGAAGCAGGCTTTTACAAAGCGGTTCGCGTCAAGTCGTTTGACGCTATGATGACCCGCACATTGGTGGCTGCCCGGGAACAGCTCCTGAACATGCCAACGCAACTTGGCAATCAAATCCGCGGCCTGATGAAGACCTTCGGTCTGATCATCCCGAAAGGGAAGGGGCGAGTGTTTGATGGCGATGTGCGGAAGCTTTTGGATGGAAACACCGAGCTTGCGAAGATTATCTTGCCTCTTTTGGAGGCGTGGCACGATATCCGCAAGCGCGCAGCCGATCTTGGTCGCCAGTTGCTGATAGTGGCACGTGCGAGCCAAGCCACGAAGCTATTGATGACAATTCCGGGGATCGGCGCGGTCACAGCGGTGTCCTACGTTACGGCAATTGAAAATCCAGAAAACTTTCGAACGTCGCGCTCGGTTGGCGCCTGGCTTGGGCTAACAACGCGGCGTTATCAGTCAGGCGAGGTCGACTATGACGGCCATATCTCGCGAAGGGGTGACAATCGTTTACGTGGGCTGCTTTATGAAGCGGCGACAGCGCTGCTGACGAGAACCAGTGCCAGGATCGAGAGCAGTCTCAAGAGTTGGGGACTTAAGCTGCGCGAGCGACTTGGCTTCAAGCGGGCCGCTGTGGCCGTCGCCCGGAAACTCGCGGTCATCATGCACAGCATGCTCAAGACGGGAGAAGTGTTCAACGCATCGGCTGGCGCGACCATATAG
- the tgt gene encoding tRNA guanosine(34) transglycosylase Tgt → MTENFQFTLRRTDAGARLGEISMPRGIIRTPAFMPVGTVGTVKAMYLDQVRETGADIILGNTYHLMLRPTAERVARLGGLHSLIRWEHPILTDSGGFQVMSLSGLRKLDEQGVTFKSHVDGSLHHMSPERSIEIQGLLGSDIQMQLDECVALPAEPREIERAMELSLRWAERCKVAFGNQTGKAMFGIVQGGDIPALRIRSAEELKQLDLKGYAVGGLAVGEPQDVMLKMLEETLPVLPGEKPRYLMGVGTPDDILKSVARGIDMFDCVMPTRSGRHGLAFTRRGRVNIRNARHAEDLRPLDEQSNCPASRDYSRAYLHHLVRANEALGGMLLSWHNLSYYQELMQGIRTAIAEGRFADFMAETLEEWAKGDLERA, encoded by the coding sequence ATGACCGAGAATTTCCAGTTCACGCTCAGGAGGACTGATGCAGGCGCCCGCCTCGGCGAAATCTCCATGCCTCGCGGCATCATCCGCACGCCGGCCTTCATGCCGGTCGGCACGGTTGGCACCGTCAAGGCCATGTACCTCGACCAAGTTCGCGAAACGGGCGCCGACATCATTCTTGGCAACACCTACCACCTGATGCTGCGCCCGACGGCAGAGCGCGTTGCGCGCCTCGGCGGCCTGCACAGCCTCATCCGCTGGGAACATCCGATCCTGACCGATTCCGGCGGCTTCCAGGTCATGTCACTTTCAGGTCTTCGCAAACTTGACGAGCAGGGCGTCACGTTCAAGTCGCATGTCGATGGCAGCCTGCATCACATGTCCCCGGAGCGCTCGATCGAGATCCAGGGGCTGCTCGGCTCCGATATCCAGATGCAGCTTGACGAATGCGTAGCGCTTCCGGCTGAACCGCGCGAAATTGAACGCGCGATGGAGCTATCGCTGCGCTGGGCTGAACGATGCAAGGTCGCCTTCGGCAACCAAACGGGCAAGGCGATGTTCGGCATCGTTCAGGGCGGTGACATTCCCGCACTTCGCATCCGTTCGGCCGAAGAGCTGAAACAGCTTGACCTCAAGGGCTATGCGGTGGGCGGTCTTGCGGTTGGCGAGCCGCAGGACGTCATGCTTAAGATGCTCGAGGAAACACTGCCCGTACTGCCCGGCGAAAAGCCGCGCTACCTCATGGGCGTCGGCACGCCCGACGATATCCTTAAATCGGTTGCCCGTGGCATCGACATGTTCGACTGCGTGATGCCAACCCGCTCGGGCCGCCACGGTCTGGCCTTTACCCGCCGCGGCAGGGTCAATATCCGCAACGCTCGTCACGCGGAGGATCTGCGTCCGCTCGACGAGCAGTCGAATTGCCCGGCATCGCGTGATTATTCTCGCGCCTACCTGCACCATCTCGTCCGTGCCAACGAGGCGCTCGGCGGCATGCTGCTCTCGTGGCACAATCTAAGCTACTATCAGGAATTGATGCAGGGCATCCGCACGGCAATTGCCGAGGGTCGCTTCGCCGATTTCATGGCGGAAACGCTGGAAGAATGGGCGAAGGGCGATCTTGAGCGCGCTTGA
- the coaD gene encoding pantetheine-phosphate adenylyltransferase — translation MTTAFYPGSFDPLTNGHLDVLLQALNIAERVIVAIGIHPGKAPLFSFEERAELIRNALAEAMPQKSGSISVVSFDNLVVDAARMHGAALLIRGLRDGTDLDYEMQMAGMNRQMAPDVQTIFLPAGTASRPITATLVRQIAAMGGDVSAFVPAAVLKALRSKRKS, via the coding sequence ATGACAACTGCTTTTTATCCGGGGTCCTTCGACCCGCTCACCAACGGACATCTGGACGTGCTCCTCCAGGCGCTGAACATCGCCGAAAGAGTGATCGTCGCGATCGGCATCCATCCCGGCAAGGCGCCGCTGTTTTCCTTCGAGGAGAGGGCGGAGCTGATCCGAAACGCGCTTGCCGAGGCCATGCCGCAGAAAAGCGGCAGCATCTCCGTCGTTTCCTTCGACAACCTGGTTGTGGATGCAGCGCGCATGCATGGTGCGGCGCTGCTCATCCGCGGCCTTCGTGATGGCACCGACCTCGACTACGAAATGCAGATGGCGGGCATGAATCGTCAGATGGCACCGGATGTCCAGACTATCTTTTTGCCGGCAGGGACGGCCTCGCGGCCCATTACCGCCACATTGGTCCGTCAAATCGCGGCCATGGGCGGCGACGTCAGCGCCTTCGTGCCGGCAGCCGTTTTGAAGGCCCTTCGATCCAAGCGCAAATCTTGA
- a CDS encoding DUF4864 domain-containing protein, with amino-acid sequence MRASSSVSALCAALIFLTIPARAEDPVETTRHIIEDQITAFLKDDAEKAYSFAAPGIKAMYPDKGVFFAMVKKSYEPVYHPGNYAFGRSRSVDNGAMIYHEVLISGRDGKDWTAIYQMMRQPDGGYKINGVQIVPDTDSKGI; translated from the coding sequence ATGCGCGCCTCATCCTCGGTGTCTGCGCTGTGTGCTGCTTTGATTTTCTTGACGATACCGGCGCGGGCCGAAGATCCGGTCGAGACGACGCGCCATATCATCGAGGATCAGATTACGGCCTTCCTGAAGGATGATGCGGAGAAGGCCTATTCCTTTGCAGCGCCCGGCATTAAGGCGATGTATCCGGACAAAGGTGTTTTCTTTGCGATGGTGAAGAAGAGCTACGAGCCCGTCTATCATCCCGGCAACTATGCTTTCGGCCGCAGCCGCTCCGTCGATAACGGCGCGATGATTTATCACGAAGTCCTGATATCCGGGCGGGATGGCAAGGACTGGACGGCGATCTACCAAATGATGCGGCAGCCAGACGGCGGCTACAAGATCAATGGCGTGCAGATCGTGCCGGACACCGACAGCAAGGGCATTTGA
- the queA gene encoding tRNA preQ1(34) S-adenosylmethionine ribosyltransferase-isomerase QueA: MRVDLFDFDLPDERIALRPAEPRDSARLLVVDPHAQPALGDYVVSELPSFLRAGDALVFNDTKVIPAQLEGVRHRAGAGGQRVSATLHMRVGASRWKAFSKPGKRIKIGDRIAFGHDGESCLLGQLDCTVEEKGEGGEVTLAFDLSGPALDEAIASVGHIPLPPYIAAKRSDDERDRTDYQTIYAREEGAVAAPTAGLHFTPRLFAAIDKAGVERHFVTLHVGAGTFLPVKADDTDDHKMHLESGFVSAETAARLNAVKARGGRIICVGTTSLRLIESATADDGGIRAWAGATGIFITPGYRFKAVDILMTNFHLPRSTLFMLVSAFAGFETMQSAYKHAISTGYRFYSYGDASLLFRKDR, from the coding sequence ATGCGCGTAGACCTTTTCGATTTCGACCTTCCGGATGAACGGATCGCCTTGCGGCCCGCCGAGCCACGCGATAGCGCGCGCCTTCTCGTCGTCGATCCGCATGCCCAACCGGCTCTCGGCGACTATGTCGTAAGCGAGCTGCCGTCGTTCCTGCGGGCGGGGGATGCGCTTGTCTTCAACGACACGAAGGTCATTCCCGCGCAGCTCGAAGGCGTGCGCCATCGTGCGGGAGCGGGCGGCCAACGGGTCTCGGCGACACTCCATATGCGCGTCGGCGCCAGCCGATGGAAGGCTTTCTCCAAGCCGGGCAAACGCATTAAGATCGGCGATCGTATCGCCTTCGGCCACGACGGTGAAAGCTGCTTGCTCGGCCAGCTTGATTGCACCGTCGAGGAGAAAGGCGAGGGCGGTGAAGTCACTCTTGCCTTCGATCTTTCCGGCCCGGCGCTGGACGAGGCAATCGCCTCCGTTGGTCATATTCCGCTGCCGCCCTACATCGCCGCTAAACGTTCGGACGACGAGCGCGACCGCACCGATTACCAGACGATCTATGCCCGCGAGGAAGGCGCAGTCGCAGCACCCACCGCCGGCTTGCATTTCACGCCACGTCTTTTCGCGGCAATCGACAAGGCCGGCGTTGAGCGCCATTTCGTGACGCTGCATGTCGGCGCCGGTACCTTCCTCCCGGTCAAGGCCGATGATACCGACGATCACAAGATGCATTTGGAAAGCGGTTTTGTCAGCGCCGAGACGGCGGCAAGGCTGAATGCCGTCAAGGCGAGGGGCGGGCGCATCATTTGTGTCGGCACGACGTCGCTGCGGCTGATCGAAAGCGCGACTGCGGACGATGGAGGCATCCGCGCCTGGGCCGGCGCCACCGGCATCTTCATCACGCCCGGCTACCGCTTCAAGGCAGTCGATATCCTGATGACCAATTTCCACCTGCCTCGCTCGACGCTCTTCATGCTGGTTTCGGCCTTTGCAGGCTTCGAAACCATGCAGTCAGCATACAAACACGCCATTTCGACAGGTTACCGCTTCTATTCATACGGGGATGCGAGCCTTCTTTTCCGGAAAGACAGATGA
- a CDS encoding SRPBCC family protein, with product MTTEMTSFVYVTYIISTPEKVFEAITKPDLARRYWGHENVSDWKPGSKWEHVRANDERTVELVGKVIEILPPTRLVITWANASRASDPASYSRVTFAIDEYDNMVRLTVTHDELEAGSGMEKGIRQGWPAVLSSLKSFLETGRGIDLFAKPKSA from the coding sequence ATGACCACAGAGATGACCAGCTTTGTATACGTGACTTATATTATTTCGACCCCGGAAAAGGTATTCGAGGCCATAACCAAACCGGACCTCGCAAGGCGCTATTGGGGCCACGAGAACGTTTCCGATTGGAAACCGGGGTCGAAATGGGAACACGTTCGTGCCAACGACGAGCGGACTGTCGAACTCGTTGGCAAGGTCATTGAGATCTTGCCGCCGACCCGTCTCGTCATCACCTGGGCGAATGCTTCGCGGGCCTCCGACCCTGCAAGCTACAGCCGGGTCACGTTCGCGATCGATGAATACGACAACATGGTTCGGCTTACCGTCACGCATGATGAACTCGAAGCTGGTAGTGGGATGGAAAAAGGCATCCGCCAAGGTTGGCCGGCTGTCCTGTCCAGCCTAAAATCCTTCCTGGAAACCGGCCGCGGCATTGACCTTTTCGCCAAGCCAAAATCCGCGTGA
- the ccoS gene encoding cbb3-type cytochrome oxidase assembly protein CcoS, translated as MKNVVWLVPIALGMGSVGLMAFLWSMRTGQYDDLDGAAERVLPTNAADAPLHDKTWKGDEDHHDMEHTSDRHRLSKGQEEGNLT; from the coding sequence ATGAAAAATGTCGTTTGGCTTGTGCCGATCGCCTTGGGAATGGGTAGCGTGGGCCTCATGGCGTTCCTATGGTCGATGCGTACCGGCCAGTACGACGATCTCGACGGGGCTGCCGAAAGGGTGCTGCCAACCAACGCCGCGGACGCTCCCCTTCACGACAAGACGTGGAAAGGCGATGAGGACCACCACGACATGGAACATACGTCTGATCGACATCGTTTGTCCAAGGGCCAGGAAGAAGGGAACCTGACATGA
- a CDS encoding winged helix-turn-helix domain-containing tetratricopeptide repeat protein: MEGSRFAFGPFVLDPDAGTLLRNDDPVAVGYRGLKLLAALVTRPGEILGKAELMDAAWPGTAVEEGNLTVQIAQLRKLLGPAADGGEWIATIPRVGYRFTGTIEYLHPAKRKPLPLPDKPSIAVLPFVNVSNEPEQESFADGLTEDLITDLSRMSGLFVIARNSTFAYKGKPMDVRAIAGDLGVRYLLEGSARRVAGRVRVNVQLVDAVSGDHLWAERFDRSLDDIFAVQDEVTGKIVEALLGRLRAPPPRNRPKNLEAYDLCVRARKIMDDSPQLAREAHLMLTRAVSLDPGYAEAHRWLAVNHWMGWVHSGGPTEAARRDALELARKAVALDPNDAGCHWILAYLLAYERSFAEADAEFAKAIELDPNEADTWAALSDITVLAGRVEEGLEHIRKAFRLNPLPASWYYLTLGQAQYAAGEYQAAVETLRREETYRTSSRRFLAASLAQLGRLDEARAEVELFLVGNPDFTIRHWATTEPFRDAATLEHFVDGYRKAGLPE; this comes from the coding sequence ATGGAAGGATCGCGCTTTGCCTTTGGTCCGTTCGTGCTTGATCCGGATGCGGGAACGCTCCTTCGGAACGATGATCCCGTTGCCGTGGGTTACCGTGGACTAAAGCTGCTTGCGGCGCTCGTCACACGGCCTGGCGAAATCCTGGGCAAAGCCGAGTTAATGGATGCGGCGTGGCCGGGCACGGCCGTCGAGGAAGGCAACCTTACCGTACAGATCGCGCAGCTCAGGAAGCTGCTTGGTCCGGCCGCCGATGGCGGGGAATGGATTGCCACGATTCCGCGCGTCGGCTACCGCTTCACGGGGACCATTGAATACCTCCATCCTGCGAAGCGAAAGCCTTTGCCGCTGCCCGACAAGCCATCGATAGCCGTGCTGCCCTTCGTGAATGTCAGCAACGAGCCCGAGCAGGAGTCCTTCGCGGATGGGTTGACCGAAGACTTGATTACCGACCTGTCCAGAATGTCTGGCCTGTTCGTCATCGCACGCAACTCGACCTTTGCATACAAGGGAAAGCCGATGGATGTGCGCGCGATTGCTGGGGATCTCGGCGTGCGGTACCTGCTGGAGGGGAGCGCAAGACGTGTCGCCGGGCGCGTACGCGTCAACGTCCAACTGGTAGACGCGGTGAGTGGCGATCATCTATGGGCGGAACGCTTCGATCGCAGCTTGGACGATATCTTTGCCGTTCAGGACGAGGTCACTGGCAAGATCGTGGAGGCACTGCTCGGCCGGCTGCGCGCGCCACCTCCGCGCAATCGGCCTAAAAATCTCGAGGCTTACGATCTCTGCGTGCGGGCGCGCAAGATCATGGATGACTCGCCGCAGCTGGCGCGGGAAGCGCATCTGATGCTGACGCGCGCGGTTTCGCTCGATCCGGGATATGCCGAGGCCCATCGCTGGCTTGCCGTGAACCACTGGATGGGATGGGTACATAGCGGCGGACCAACGGAGGCTGCCCGCAGAGACGCTTTGGAGCTGGCGCGCAAAGCTGTAGCACTCGATCCCAATGATGCTGGCTGTCATTGGATCCTGGCTTACTTGCTTGCCTATGAGCGCAGCTTCGCCGAGGCGGACGCGGAATTCGCCAAGGCGATCGAACTCGACCCGAACGAAGCCGACACCTGGGCGGCGTTGTCCGACATTACGGTCCTGGCCGGGCGGGTCGAGGAAGGCCTTGAACACATCCGCAAGGCGTTCCGGCTGAACCCGCTTCCGGCAAGCTGGTACTATCTTACACTGGGCCAGGCCCAATATGCGGCCGGCGAATACCAAGCCGCTGTCGAGACACTTCGACGGGAAGAGACCTACCGAACAAGCTCACGCCGGTTTCTGGCGGCAAGCCTTGCCCAACTGGGTCGGCTCGACGAAGCGCGCGCAGAGGTCGAACTTTTCCTCGTCGGCAACCCGGATTTCACGATCCGCCACTGGGCCACGACCGAGCCATTCCGCGATGCCGCAACGCTTGAGCATTTCGTTGATGGCTACCGCAAGGCCGGTCTTCCGGAATGA
- a CDS encoding ArsR/SmtB family transcription factor, whose amino-acid sequence MDADKVFRALGDPTRRKLLDLLCEKNGQTLSQLCDNLDMARQSVTQHLEILEAANLVSTVRRGREKLHFINPVPLHEVYERWVRKFEQQRLSLLHDLKKELEGE is encoded by the coding sequence ATGGACGCCGACAAGGTTTTCAGAGCGCTGGGCGACCCGACTCGCAGAAAGCTGCTTGACCTTCTTTGTGAGAAGAACGGGCAGACGCTCAGTCAGCTTTGCGACAATCTTGATATGGCCCGGCAATCCGTCACGCAGCACCTCGAAATATTGGAGGCAGCCAATCTAGTGAGCACGGTTCGGCGTGGTCGCGAAAAGCTGCATTTCATCAACCCCGTACCGCTCCACGAGGTCTACGAACGGTGGGTGCGGAAATTCGAACAGCAGCGGCTCAGCCTGTTGCACGATCTGAAGAAGGAACTCGAAGGAGAGTGA
- a CDS encoding GFA family protein — protein MTKTYIGGCACGAIRYETSSDPIFENHCQCRDCQKRSGTGHGSYLTFPQRADVTITGEPKTWRVAGDSGNEKLHAFCPTCGTPVFLTFVAMPELIAVPATSLDDPGQFNPQAVTYTIRGLGWDTIDSSLQKFERMPLG, from the coding sequence TTGACCAAGACCTATATCGGCGGATGCGCGTGCGGCGCAATCCGCTATGAAACGAGCAGCGACCCCATCTTCGAGAACCACTGCCAATGTCGCGATTGCCAGAAACGAAGCGGCACGGGGCATGGATCCTATTTGACTTTTCCACAGCGAGCCGATGTGACAATTACCGGCGAACCGAAGACCTGGCGGGTAGCGGGCGACAGTGGGAACGAAAAGCTACACGCGTTCTGTCCGACCTGTGGAACGCCTGTCTTTTTAACATTCGTCGCAATGCCGGAACTGATTGCGGTGCCCGCGACCAGCCTTGACGATCCTGGCCAATTCAACCCGCAGGCGGTCACATACACCATCCGCGGCCTTGGGTGGGACACGATTGATTCCTCGTTGCAGAAATTCGAGCGAATGCCACTTGGATAA
- a CDS encoding MFS transporter — protein MAGIIATVTVFAVAQGLTYPLLSFILERQGTTPGLIGLSAAMTPLGFVVSAPFIPTLARRVGGARLSILCCTLAALTLLAIAYTQDVWAWMPLRFLLGFFANPLYVISETWLITITPAPRRGRLMGLYSSIASGGFAIGPLSLGLVGTQGWPPFMIGIVAFPLCGLIVLAVVPRLPKMPHEGEVTSVGGFFARAPLLLFAVFTAAAFEQAVISLFTVYGAALGSAETRIASLIACFTAGNAVLQILLGRVAERFGSTRTMLFCALASLSGCLLLLSLFDAWLIWPLVFVWGGVSFGIYTMSLIQLGERFTGQALIAGNAAFAFVWGIGGIVGSPATGLAMQLIGHQGLPSFLGLMCLIQAVFLMAERRRGD, from the coding sequence ATGGCGGGCATCATCGCTACCGTCACGGTGTTTGCGGTGGCACAGGGGCTGACCTATCCGCTGCTCAGCTTCATCTTGGAGCGGCAGGGAACGACCCCCGGCCTGATCGGCTTGTCGGCGGCGATGACGCCGCTTGGCTTCGTTGTATCAGCACCCTTCATTCCGACGCTGGCGCGGCGCGTGGGAGGGGCGCGACTTTCGATCCTGTGTTGCACCCTCGCCGCGCTTACGCTGCTCGCGATTGCCTATACACAAGATGTCTGGGCCTGGATGCCGCTGCGCTTCCTCCTCGGCTTCTTCGCCAATCCGCTTTACGTGATCAGCGAAACCTGGCTGATCACGATTACGCCCGCGCCACGCCGGGGCCGCCTCATGGGCCTCTATTCATCGATCGCTTCGGGTGGCTTTGCCATCGGCCCGCTGTCGCTCGGCCTGGTCGGCACGCAGGGCTGGCCGCCCTTCATGATCGGCATCGTGGCATTTCCCCTCTGCGGGCTGATCGTGCTTGCGGTCGTGCCACGCCTGCCGAAGATGCCGCATGAGGGCGAGGTAACATCGGTCGGCGGATTCTTCGCACGGGCACCGCTCCTGTTGTTCGCGGTTTTCACTGCTGCCGCCTTCGAGCAGGCGGTGATATCCTTGTTCACGGTCTATGGTGCCGCCCTTGGCAGCGCCGAAACACGCATCGCTTCGCTCATCGCCTGTTTCACCGCAGGCAATGCCGTACTGCAGATTTTGCTCGGGCGCGTGGCCGAACGATTTGGCTCAACTCGGACCATGTTATTCTGTGCCCTGGCTTCGCTGAGCGGCTGCCTGCTGCTGCTGTCGCTCTTTGACGCGTGGCTCATCTGGCCGCTCGTTTTCGTCTGGGGCGGGGTCTCGTTTGGGATTTACACCATGTCGCTGATCCAGCTCGGCGAGCGTTTCACCGGTCAAGCCTTGATCGCCGGAAACGCGGCCTTCGCGTTCGTATGGGGTATCGGCGGCATCGTGGGCTCGCCCGCGACAGGACTGGCGATGCAACTGATCGGACATCAAGGGCTGCCTTCGTTCCTTGGCCTCATGTGCCTTATACAGGCAGTGTTTCTGATGGCGGAAAGACGGCGGGGCGACTGA